In Paenibacillus sp. G2S3, a single window of DNA contains:
- a CDS encoding sugar ABC transporter permease, which yields MHKKTGAALLSAIIPGLGQFFNRQWLKGLVFLLVGSAGIYFIAHDLMGYLRGLITLGEFPSRMVKVGKLTRMVEGDHSIFMMINGLMSLLALLFYTAFHLLNIRDAFLVGAARDRNEPIHSFGESLRHMGRRNFAYLVLAIPFVAVVFLTILPLVFSVLLAFTNYADPILPPAHLVDWVGFGNFKKMLSLDVWSSTFGGVLTWTLIWAIIATATTYIGGVLIAVLIHQPRVRWKKLWRTLLIVPFAIPNMISLLVMRNMFNNQFGPINSYVRALGLEGVAWLTNPFWAKVTVILANMWIGIPVTMILAFGVLTTIPRDMYEAAEVDGAGAFYKFRMVTLPMVLFATAPILIMQFAGNINSFNVIYLMTNGEPVNPNYQYAGHTDLLVTWLYKLALNQSQYSFASVIGIVIFLLVATFSIWSYRRTRSYKEEDMIA from the coding sequence ATGCACAAAAAAACAGGCGCAGCGCTACTCTCGGCTATTATTCCGGGACTGGGCCAGTTCTTCAATCGACAGTGGCTGAAAGGATTAGTATTCCTGCTGGTGGGGTCTGCTGGAATCTATTTTATTGCTCATGATCTAATGGGTTATTTGCGGGGCTTGATTACACTTGGTGAATTCCCAAGCCGTATGGTCAAGGTAGGTAAATTAACCCGAATGGTGGAGGGCGATCACTCCATATTTATGATGATCAATGGTCTGATGTCATTGCTGGCGCTGCTTTTTTATACAGCTTTTCATTTACTGAACATCAGAGACGCCTTCCTAGTTGGAGCTGCGCGCGACCGGAATGAGCCCATTCATTCATTCGGTGAATCGCTCAGACATATGGGGCGTAGAAATTTCGCCTATCTTGTACTAGCGATTCCTTTTGTGGCTGTAGTTTTTCTGACGATATTGCCACTTGTTTTTTCAGTGCTTTTAGCATTTACGAACTATGCCGACCCGATTTTACCGCCTGCGCATCTAGTAGACTGGGTGGGTTTCGGTAATTTTAAGAAAATGCTAAGTCTGGATGTATGGAGTTCCACCTTCGGCGGAGTGCTGACGTGGACACTGATCTGGGCGATTATTGCTACTGCGACGACTTACATTGGAGGTGTGCTCATTGCCGTACTTATTCACCAGCCCCGTGTTCGGTGGAAAAAGCTTTGGCGTACACTTCTGATCGTTCCCTTCGCTATTCCTAATATGATTTCTCTGCTCGTCATGCGCAATATGTTCAATAATCAGTTCGGACCGATCAATAGTTATGTAAGAGCTTTGGGATTGGAGGGGGTGGCCTGGCTGACTAATCCTTTCTGGGCTAAGGTGACCGTAATTCTGGCTAATATGTGGATCGGAATTCCGGTGACCATGATTCTAGCCTTTGGGGTACTGACAACGATTCCAAGGGATATGTACGAAGCTGCTGAAGTGGACGGAGCTGGGGCATTCTACAAATTTCGCATGGTTACACTGCCTATGGTGCTGTTCGCGACCGCTCCTATCCTGATTATGCAGTTTGCCGGTAACATTAACAGCTTTAACGTCATTTACCTAATGACCAACGGAGAACCGGTCAATCCGAATTACCAGTACGCGGGTCACACCGACCTTCTGGTGACTTGGCTCTACAAACTGGCGCTTAACCAGTCGCAGTACAGCTTTGCTTCCGTAATCGGGATTGTCATCTTCCTGCTGGTCGCGACCTTCTCCATCTGGAGCTACCGCCGAACGCGATCCTACAAAGAGGAGGATATGATTGCATGA
- a CDS encoding maltose ABC transporter substrate-binding protein: MKKSKRSKMQAVSFSLVLSLLLALTVTACGSGNGNSTAQPNSSPDSAVNEPGGTTNETNPAEEELKPESGAELTVWEAKEQVEYMKQLAADFEKEYGVPVKVEEMAGGDQGTRLATDGPSKLAADVLTLPHDQIGQAVKAGLLLPNDVFEEETKSTMVETAIQASTYDGILYGYPKSVETYALFYNKDLISEAPKTWEDVIAFANTYNKPKENKFAIMWEFVGYYSYPFIGSFGGYIYGDNNTNIKDIGLNNEGTVKGFTFLQSLKGILPLNAGDITYDVKTQLFQEGKLAMNIDGPWSIAMFKDHINLGVAPLPKGPDGEDSVSFSGVKSYYVNSYTAYPVASRLFAHFASNKENQLKNFEMTGAIPASIEAGEAPVIKDDPIISGFFKQFQHSVPMPSISEIKSVWEPLKAAFVSLWNDPGLDVKQTLDKTVSTIQADLDSK; the protein is encoded by the coding sequence ATGAAGAAGAGTAAACGGTCTAAAATGCAAGCGGTATCATTTAGTTTAGTCCTAAGTCTGCTGTTGGCATTGACGGTTACGGCTTGCGGTTCAGGCAATGGGAACTCTACGGCACAGCCGAATTCAAGCCCGGATTCCGCAGTGAACGAGCCGGGGGGAACTACAAATGAAACGAATCCCGCCGAGGAGGAGCTGAAACCGGAGTCAGGGGCCGAATTAACGGTTTGGGAGGCCAAGGAGCAGGTTGAATACATGAAGCAGTTAGCTGCTGATTTCGAAAAAGAATACGGCGTTCCCGTCAAGGTTGAGGAAATGGCGGGCGGCGATCAGGGCACAAGGTTGGCAACAGATGGCCCGTCCAAACTAGCCGCCGATGTGTTGACTCTTCCGCATGACCAGATCGGCCAGGCCGTCAAAGCGGGGTTGCTTCTGCCAAATGATGTGTTTGAGGAAGAAACGAAATCAACTATGGTGGAGACAGCCATTCAGGCATCGACTTATGACGGTATCCTGTACGGTTATCCTAAATCGGTGGAGACCTATGCGCTGTTCTACAACAAGGATCTGATTTCCGAAGCTCCAAAAACTTGGGAGGATGTGATCGCTTTTGCCAATACGTACAATAAGCCGAAAGAGAACAAATTTGCGATCATGTGGGAATTCGTCGGGTATTACAGCTATCCATTCATCGGCAGCTTCGGCGGATACATTTACGGTGACAACAATACAAATATCAAGGATATCGGATTGAATAATGAAGGCACCGTCAAAGGATTTACCTTTCTCCAGAGCTTAAAAGGAATTCTGCCATTGAATGCAGGAGATATCACCTATGACGTTAAAACCCAATTGTTTCAGGAAGGCAAGCTGGCGATGAACATCGACGGGCCTTGGTCCATAGCGATGTTCAAGGATCATATCAACCTTGGAGTGGCGCCTCTTCCGAAGGGACCTGACGGTGAAGACAGCGTTTCTTTTTCCGGTGTTAAATCGTATTATGTCAATTCCTATACTGCATATCCGGTCGCTAGCCGCTTGTTCGCGCATTTTGCAAGCAACAAGGAGAACCAGCTCAAGAACTTTGAAATGACGGGTGCGATTCCTGCGAGCATTGAAGCTGGAGAAGCGCCGGTAATTAAAGATGATCCGATTATAAGTGGATTCTTCAAGCAGTTCCAACACTCTGTGCCGATGCCATCCATATCGGAAATCAAATCCGTCTGGGAACCGCTAAAGGCAGCATTTGTATCTCTGTGGAACGACCCGGGTCTTGATGTTAAGCAGACGCTCGATAAGACCGTATCAACGATTCAGGCCGATCTGGATTCGAAGTAA
- a CDS encoding glycoside hydrolase family 13 protein, translating into MIQPEAIYHRMGQNWSYAYDESTLHIRIRTKRDNVSQIDLFCGDKYGWDKTHEVIPMQHMASDSLFDYWQAVVRPVYRRLTYYFALYEGDEVLYYLEKGFFSEPPVIIYEGLFDFPFLNREDVHSPPAWVKDAVFYQIFPERFANGDPTNDPADVLEWGGTPSPRNFFGGDLQGVLDHLDYLCELGITAIYFNPLFEATTNHKYDIKDYFLVDPHLGTNALLKELVDACHSKGIRVILDGVFNHCGHTFPPFVDLLTNGRSSRYADWFHVREWPLQVIDGIPTYDTFAFEPIMPKFNTENPEVKEYLLKVGRYWMEEIGVDGWRLDVANEVSHTFWRQFRNTIKSINPEAYLVGEIMHDPLPWLLGDQFDAVMNYPLTNIQINFFALGQISAAQFSLSIATMLANYPQQVTEATFNLLDSHDTTRFLTLCGGDIRRLKLAVLFQMTFQGAPCIYYGDEIGMEGNYDPDNRKCMEWDTQKQNRELFEYYRWTIGLRKSHPAFRSSGFKSLEIPDHPRLLLYERWDEFNRFLIVLNNEDVLVDTTIPVPGTNSKWINLETQKRTETFTSLLHLNLPEFGYAVFQAVNN; encoded by the coding sequence ATGATTCAACCAGAAGCCATTTATCATCGTATGGGGCAAAATTGGTCATATGCCTACGATGAATCTACATTACATATTCGCATAAGAACTAAACGGGATAACGTTTCACAGATTGATCTTTTCTGCGGAGATAAATACGGTTGGGACAAAACCCATGAGGTTATTCCCATGCAGCACATGGCTTCTGACAGCTTATTCGATTATTGGCAGGCTGTGGTCCGTCCTGTTTATCGCAGACTCACTTACTATTTTGCACTTTATGAAGGAGATGAGGTCCTTTATTATTTGGAAAAAGGCTTCTTCTCAGAGCCTCCAGTAATTATATATGAGGGCCTATTCGACTTTCCTTTCTTGAACCGTGAAGATGTACACTCCCCTCCAGCATGGGTGAAGGATGCAGTATTTTATCAAATTTTTCCGGAACGTTTCGCAAATGGTGATCCTACAAATGATCCAGCAGATGTGTTGGAATGGGGTGGTACACCGAGTCCCCGAAATTTCTTCGGAGGAGACTTGCAAGGTGTACTGGATCATTTGGATTATCTCTGTGAATTGGGCATTACCGCCATCTATTTCAATCCTCTGTTCGAGGCAACCACCAATCATAAATATGATATAAAGGATTATTTCTTGGTGGACCCTCATTTGGGGACCAATGCATTGCTAAAAGAACTTGTGGACGCCTGTCATTCCAAAGGTATCCGCGTCATTCTAGACGGTGTCTTTAATCATTGTGGCCATACCTTTCCGCCATTTGTTGATCTACTCACCAATGGACGATCTTCCCGTTATGCCGATTGGTTTCATGTACGTGAGTGGCCACTACAGGTCATCGACGGAATTCCCACCTATGACACATTTGCATTCGAGCCTATCATGCCAAAATTCAACACTGAGAATCCTGAAGTCAAAGAATATCTGCTGAAAGTTGGCCGTTATTGGATGGAGGAAATCGGTGTAGACGGCTGGCGGCTTGATGTCGCGAATGAAGTCTCTCATACGTTCTGGCGACAATTCCGTAATACGATCAAAAGCATTAATCCAGAAGCCTATCTCGTAGGCGAAATCATGCATGATCCCTTGCCGTGGCTACTTGGCGATCAATTTGACGCCGTGATGAATTACCCACTAACCAATATTCAAATTAATTTCTTCGCTCTCGGGCAGATCAGTGCTGCTCAATTCTCTCTATCGATAGCTACTATGCTAGCAAATTATCCGCAGCAAGTTACAGAGGCCACTTTTAATCTATTAGACAGCCATGACACAACTCGTTTTCTGACCCTTTGCGGCGGTGACATCCGAAGATTAAAACTGGCTGTTTTGTTCCAAATGACCTTTCAGGGAGCACCATGTATTTACTATGGCGATGAAATCGGTATGGAAGGTAACTATGACCCGGATAACCGTAAATGTATGGAGTGGGACACCCAGAAACAGAACAGGGAGCTGTTCGAATACTATCGCTGGACAATCGGTCTTCGTAAGTCGCATCCTGCATTCCGTAGTAGTGGGTTTAAATCGCTGGAGATCCCGGACCACCCAAGGCTGCTTCTATATGAACGGTGGGACGAGTTCAACCGTTTCTTAATCGTGCTCAACAATGAAGATGTGTTAGTGGACACCACCATTCCTGTACCTGGGACGAACTCTAAATGGATAAACCTAGAGACACAGAAGCGAACAGAAACCTTCACATCATTACTCCATCTGAATCTGCCCGAATTCGGCTATGCGGTATTCCAAGCCGTTAATAATTAG
- a CDS encoding YtxH domain-containing protein, which yields MSNVEHKVEHEVENGSNFFKGIFIGSLIGAAAALLFAPKPGREMRSDLSDKLTLATDKTKEVAGVVTDKTKAIATTVGEKATDLASTVSVKASDIYTTVSDSKQQIAATLQDAGSKIGDTVSEASNNVASDVKDASKEVADEAKASSKEVADKAKDAKEDVKSSYKSSY from the coding sequence ATGAGTAACGTAGAACATAAAGTAGAGCATGAAGTAGAAAACGGAAGCAACTTTTTTAAAGGCATCTTTATTGGTAGTCTAATCGGTGCAGCAGCTGCCCTGCTATTTGCGCCAAAGCCTGGTCGTGAAATGCGCAGTGATCTGTCCGACAAACTCACGCTTGCTACTGACAAAACCAAAGAAGTAGCGGGTGTCGTGACTGACAAAACTAAAGCCATTGCCACAACGGTAGGTGAAAAAGCAACCGATCTTGCCAGTACGGTTTCAGTTAAAGCCTCTGATATCTATACTACTGTCAGTGACAGCAAGCAGCAAATTGCCGCTACCCTTCAAGACGCAGGCAGCAAAATTGGTGACACTGTAAGTGAAGCCTCAAATAATGTAGCCTCTGATGTTAAAGACGCTTCCAAAGAAGTGGCTGACGAAGCTAAAGCATCCTCTAAAGAAGTCGCCGATAAGGCTAAAGATGCGAAAGAGGATGTAAAGTCCTCCTATAAATCAAGTTACTAA
- a CDS encoding DUF5665 domain-containing protein: MGEPNSQTKAYEIDEHPFELRHEVKRLNSRLDKIAESLEKSEFKDILDNYSDPKKRIITNLMAGISRGLGLSLGTFVVLGILGYILSLFLNVPVIGEYLGEIKKYIDASS; this comes from the coding sequence ATGGGTGAACCAAACAGCCAAACAAAAGCGTATGAAATTGATGAACATCCTTTCGAGCTACGACATGAAGTAAAACGCTTAAACAGTCGCCTCGATAAGATTGCTGAATCACTGGAAAAATCAGAATTCAAAGACATTCTCGATAACTACTCAGATCCCAAAAAAAGAATTATCACAAACTTAATGGCTGGGATATCCCGCGGTCTTGGACTGTCTCTCGGAACGTTTGTAGTCCTTGGTATACTAGGCTACATTCTTAGTCTGTTCCTGAATGTTCCGGTTATCGGAGAGTACCTTGGCGAAATCAAAAAATATATCGATGCTAGTAGCTAA
- a CDS encoding sigma-70 family RNA polymerase sigma factor produces MNENVTPPESMNEAVTQIWEYQQTKDNDRATLLIQKYEPMVKMAAGKISRNRPDLYEDLYQVGQMALIRLLQQYDISLGIPFEPYAMKSMIGHMKNYLRDKSWYIQVPRRIKEKGALVQHAIDELTVKLERSPAVDEIAHYLDLSVEETVEVLAGRECYHYVSLDSPLSQEETGATLGELISSEANDYETVEKRMDLQQALGQLKEQEQQVLLLAFQDGQSQRAIAQKLGVSQMSVSRIQKRATEKLKQIMANSSY; encoded by the coding sequence ATGAACGAAAACGTGACTCCCCCCGAGTCCATGAATGAAGCAGTCACCCAAATCTGGGAGTATCAGCAGACCAAGGATAACGACCGCGCCACTCTGCTGATTCAGAAATATGAGCCTATGGTAAAGATGGCTGCTGGAAAAATTTCTCGCAATCGTCCCGACTTGTATGAGGATTTATATCAGGTCGGGCAAATGGCGCTTATCCGGTTACTACAGCAATATGATATCAGTCTCGGAATCCCTTTTGAGCCCTACGCGATGAAAAGTATGATTGGACATATGAAGAATTATTTGCGTGATAAGTCTTGGTACATACAGGTTCCTAGACGGATTAAAGAAAAGGGAGCACTTGTTCAACACGCGATTGATGAACTAACAGTTAAGCTGGAACGTTCTCCTGCTGTTGATGAGATTGCTCATTATCTTGATCTGTCTGTGGAAGAAACTGTAGAAGTACTGGCTGGGAGAGAATGTTACCATTACGTATCTCTAGACTCGCCACTTTCACAAGAGGAGACGGGTGCTACCCTTGGAGAGCTAATCAGCTCTGAAGCGAACGATTACGAAACCGTTGAGAAACGTATGGATCTGCAGCAAGCACTAGGCCAATTAAAGGAGCAGGAGCAGCAAGTATTGCTGCTAGCCTTCCAAGATGGTCAATCCCAGCGGGCGATCGCTCAGAAGCTGGGCGTTTCACAGATGAGTGTTTCACGGATACAGAAGCGGGCCACCGAGAAGTTAAAGCAGATTATGGCCAACTCTTCCTATTGA
- the rsbW gene encoding anti-sigma B factor RsbW yields MSDDVQKVILQLPASAEYVDIVRLNLYGIASKMGFTYEDIEDMKVAVSEACNNSVLYAYGQKNGLVDVIFEVGESALSITVKDEGESFDGLDQSSERMTLHDKELSDVQVGGLGFYLMQALMDDVSVVSEAGKGTVVTLKKHLNFSEEKV; encoded by the coding sequence ATGAGTGATGATGTGCAAAAAGTAATTCTTCAGCTGCCTGCTAGCGCAGAGTATGTGGATATTGTTAGGTTGAATTTATACGGCATTGCCTCGAAAATGGGTTTCACCTATGAGGATATCGAAGACATGAAAGTGGCTGTGTCAGAAGCCTGTAACAATTCAGTATTGTATGCTTACGGTCAAAAAAACGGATTGGTAGATGTCATTTTTGAGGTAGGAGAAAGTGCCCTATCCATAACAGTCAAAGACGAGGGGGAGAGCTTTGACGGTTTGGACCAGTCTAGTGAGCGTATGACACTACACGATAAGGAATTAAGTGACGTTCAGGTTGGCGGGTTAGGGTTCTACTTGATGCAAGCGTTGATGGATGACGTAAGCGTCGTAAGTGAAGCCGGAAAAGGGACGGTTGTAACTTTGAAGAAGCACCTTAATTTTAGCGAGGAGAAAGTATGA